From Rissa tridactyla isolate bRisTri1 chromosome 7, bRisTri1.patW.cur.20221130, whole genome shotgun sequence, a single genomic window includes:
- the LOC128913040 gene encoding cytochrome P450 20A1 isoform X3: MLKSLLRYQSSLNGDTGESHMRRKLYENGVTKSLQSNFALIQKLSEELLAKWLSLPEAQHVPLCQHMLGFAMKSVTQTAMGSSFEDDREVIRFRRHHDAIWSEIGKGFLDGSLDKNMTRKKLYEDALMEMESTLRKVIKERRGRSFNRHVFIDTLLQGSLSDQQILEDTMIFCLAGCIITANLCTWAVYFLATSEDVQQNLYKEMDRVLGKGPITHEKIEQLRYCRQVLCETVRTAKLTPIAAQLQELEGRVDQHTIPKETLVLYALGVMLQDSSSWPSPYKFDPERFNEELAMKNLSLLGFSGSQECPELRFAYMVATVLLSVLVRKLYLHPVKGQVMETKYELVTSPKEEAWITVSKRS, from the exons ATGCTGAAGTCCCTCTTGAGGTACCAGTCCAGCCTGAATGGGGATACAGGAGAGAGCCACATGAGGAGAAAGCTGTATGAAAATGGTGTCACCAAGTCCTTGCAAAGTAACTTTGCTCTCATCCAGAAG CTGTCAGAAGAGTTGCTAGCCAAATGGCTCTCCCTCCCTGAGGCACAACACGTGCCACTCTGCCAGCACATGCTGGGCTTTGCCATGAAGTCTGTCACGCAGACAGCTATGGGCAGCAGCTTTGAAGATGACCGGGAAGTCATCCGATTCCGCAGGCATCATGATGCA ATCTGGTCGGAGATTGGGAAAGGTTTCTTGGATGGGTCCCTGGACAAAAACATGACTAGGAAGAAGCTCTACGAAGATG CTCTGATGGAGATGGAATCCACCTTAAGGAAAGTTATAAAGGAGCGCCGAGGCAGATCATTCAACAGGCACGTCTTTATAGACACCTTGCTGCAGGGGAGCCTGAGTGACCAGCAG ATTCTGGAAGATACAATGATTTTCTGCTTGGCAGGATGCATAATTACTGCTAACT TGTGTACTTGGGCAGTCTATTTCCTGGCAACCTCAGAAGATGTTCAGCAGAATCTGTACAAGGAGATGGACCGTGTTCTAGGGAAGGGACCAATTACTCATGAGAAAATCGAGCAGCTCAG ATACTGTCGGCAAGTCCTGTGTGAGACAGTGCGAACAGCAAAGCTTACTCCCAtcgctgcacagctgcaggagctggagggcaGAGTCGACCAGCATACTATCCCCAAAGAG ACACTTGTGCTTTATGCTCTTGGTGTGATGCTACAGGATAGTTCATCGTGGCCATCGCCGTACAA GTTTGACCCAGAGAGATTCAATGAGGAACTGGCCATGAAAAACCTCTCCTTGTTGGGTTTTTCAGGAAGTCAGGAGTGCCCGGAGTTGAG GTTTGCCTATATGGTGGCTACAGTTCTGCTGAGTGTCCTGGTAAGGAAACTGTATCTCCACCCAGTGAAAGGACAAGTCATGGAGACCAAATATGAACTGGTAACCTCACCAAAGGAGGAAGCCTGGATAACGGTGTCTAAGAGAAgctaa